The Syntrophales bacterium genome includes a region encoding these proteins:
- a CDS encoding DUF6485 family protein has product MECKKEKNLELCICTYDPCSRKGMCCDCVMYHLKKREIPGCFFPKDAERTYDRSFEHFARLVAEKRV; this is encoded by the coding sequence GTGGAGTGTAAAAAAGAAAAAAATCTCGAACTCTGCATCTGCACGTACGACCCCTGCTCCAGAAAGGGTATGTGCTGTGACTGCGTCATGTATCATCTGAAGAAGCGGGAGATTCCGGGATGTTTCTTTCCGAAAGACGCCGAAAGAACCTATGATCGGTCCTTTGAGCATTTCGCTCGCCTGGTGGCGGAAAAGCGGGTCTGA